One genomic window of Chanos chanos chromosome 13, fChaCha1.1, whole genome shotgun sequence includes the following:
- the arf5 gene encoding ADP-ribosylation factor 5, producing MGLTISSLFGRLFGKKQMRILMVGLDAAGKTTILYKLKLGEIVTTIPTIGFNVETVEYKNICFTVWDVGGQDKIRPLWRHYFQNTQGLIFVVDSNDRERVAESAEELSKMLQEDELRDAVLLVFANKQDLPNAMAVSELTDKLGLQSLRSRTWYVQATCATQGTGLYEGLDWLSNELSKR from the exons ATGGGACTTACAATCTCATCACTTTTCGGTCGGCTTTTTGGCAAAAAACAGATGAGGATACTTATGG TGGGTCTGGACGCAGCCGGGAAAACAACGATATTGTACAAGCTGAAACTCGGAGAAATCGTCACCACCATTCCAACCATTG GTTTTAATGTGGAGACTGTAGAATACAAGAACATCTGCTTTACTGTGTGGGATGTGGGTGGTCAGGATAAGATTCGTCCACTCTGGAGACACTACTTCCAGAACACACAG gggCTGATCTTTGTGGTGGACagtaatgacagagagagagtggctgaGTCTGCAGAGGAGCTCtccaaaatg TTGCAGGAGGATGAGCTGAGAGACGCCGTGTTGTTGGTTTTTGCCAACAAACAGGATCTGCCCAACGCCATGGCCGTTAGTGAACTGACAGACAAACTGGGCCTACAGAGTCTCCGCAGCAGAAcg tggtaTGTTCAGGCAACCTGTGCCACACAGGGAACTGGTCTCTATGAAGGACTGGACTGGTTATCCAATGAGCTGTCTAAACGCTAG
- the LOC115825947 gene encoding ADP-ribosylation factor 4 — translation MGLTISSLFSRLFGKKQMRILMVGLDAAGKTTILYKLKLGEIVTTIPTIGFNVETVEYKNICFTVWDVGGQDKIRPLWRHYFQNTQGLIFVVDSNDRERVAESAEELSKMLQEDELRDAVLLVFANKQDLPNAMAVSELTDKLGLQSLRSRTWYVQATCATQGTGLYEGLDWLSSELSKR, via the exons ATGGGGCTCACAATCTCATCCCTTTTTAGCAGACTTTTCGGTAAAAAGCAGATGAGAATACTTATGG TGGGTTTGGACGCAGCCGGCAAAACAACGATACTGTACAAGTTAAAACTCGGAGAAATTGTCACCACCATTCCAACCATTG GTTTTAATGTGGAGACTGTAGAATACAAGAACATCTGCTTTACTGTGTGGGATGTGGGTGGTCAGGATAAGATTCGTCCACTCTGGAGACACTACTTCCAGAACACACAG gggCTGATCTTTGTGGTGGACagtaatgacagagagagagtggctgaGTCTGCAGAGGAGCTCtccaaaatg TTGCAGGAGGATGAGCTGAGAGACGCCGTGTTGTTGGTTTTTGCCAACAAACAGGATCTGCCCAACGCCATGGCCGTTAGTGAACTGACAGACAAACTGGGCCTACAGAGTCTCCGCAGCAGAAcg tggtaTGTTCAGGCAACCTGTGCCACACAGGGAACTGGTCTCTATGAAGGACTGGACTGGTTATCCAGTGAGCTGTCTAAACGCTAG